In Exiguobacterium sibiricum 7-3, a genomic segment contains:
- a CDS encoding YaiI/YqxD family protein, whose amino-acid sequence MKIWIDADGCPVVDLTIRLSRGYEVFLVCDTAHQFNREGATTITIGQGADAVDFAIVNRMAPGDIVVTQDYGLAALALARNGRAVDQNGRIFTNENIDFLLHTRHVGQEIRRAGGRTKGPKKRTRQEDVAFEQAFKRLLTGTTSRF is encoded by the coding sequence ATGAAGATATGGATCGATGCGGACGGCTGTCCGGTCGTCGATTTGACGATTCGATTGAGCAGAGGGTATGAGGTGTTTTTAGTCTGTGATACGGCACATCAGTTCAATCGGGAAGGGGCGACGACCATCACGATTGGTCAAGGTGCGGACGCCGTCGACTTTGCCATCGTCAACCGGATGGCACCGGGTGACATCGTCGTTACCCAGGATTACGGTCTGGCAGCTCTGGCTCTTGCCCGCAACGGACGAGCCGTCGATCAGAATGGCCGGATTTTTACGAATGAAAATATCGATTTTCTTTTACATACACGACATGTCGGTCAAGAAATCCGACGAGCGGGTGGCCGGACGAAGGGACCGAAAAAACGGACGCGGCAGGAAGATGTGGCGTTCGAACAGGCATTTAAACGTTTGTTAACCGGGACAACAT
- a CDS encoding ABC transporter ATP-binding protein, with product MKPATFTSFLSLLKKSEPPVGLLSAAVTVSIIQALAALMIPWFLKSLIDNFSIDQVTPGLIALFITVFIVQMISNAFSIYWLQVAGQRIVANLRTMLWKHLLALPIPFYDETKSGELVSRLNNDATTLQQLLSEQLVRLLTSIVSIVGAITILFFLDWQMTLVMVIAVPLTLLIIIPLVRKLHQISRETQKELAGLSGFFAEMLGEVRLVKSQATETYEMDRGKTRIEHLFGFGVKEGKIQAILLPVFNVALTSMLIVIISFGAYRVSTNQITAGELVAFSLYLFQIMTPLVTMTEFVSKLQKARGATERISELLEEQPEQDGTRQVERPFAAVHFNHLSFGYDDTTLLHDVTFSLPRGQTTAIVGPSGSGKSTLFALLERFYLPTNGQIELGRHAIDQFELASWRNAIGYVAQDSPVLSGTIRDNLLYGLTQQVTEQQIRDAAEMANADEFISSFTLGYDTEIGERGVKLSGGQRQRIAIARALLRDPELLLLDEATSSLDSESERVVQEALERLMEGRTTFVIAHRLATVRHADQIVVLEQGRVSGIGTHDTLVETNVLYNKLVTQQFIGQTETTRGSNR from the coding sequence GTGAAACCTGCAACATTTACCTCATTTTTATCCTTACTGAAGAAAAGCGAACCACCGGTCGGACTGCTGTCGGCAGCCGTGACGGTTTCAATCATCCAGGCCCTCGCTGCCTTGATGATTCCCTGGTTCTTGAAATCCTTGATCGACAACTTTTCCATCGATCAGGTGACACCGGGCTTGATTGCCCTCTTCATCACGGTCTTCATCGTCCAGATGATCAGCAATGCTTTTTCCATCTACTGGTTGCAAGTCGCCGGGCAACGAATCGTCGCCAACTTACGGACGATGTTATGGAAACACTTGCTAGCTTTACCCATTCCCTTCTATGACGAAACGAAGTCGGGTGAACTCGTCTCACGTCTCAATAACGATGCAACCACCTTACAACAGTTATTATCGGAGCAACTTGTTCGTCTCTTAACCTCAATCGTCTCGATTGTCGGCGCGATTACGATTTTATTTTTCCTCGACTGGCAAATGACGCTCGTCATGGTCATCGCCGTCCCGTTGACGTTATTGATCATCATTCCGCTTGTCCGGAAACTGCATCAGATTTCACGGGAAACGCAAAAAGAGCTCGCCGGATTATCGGGATTTTTTGCGGAAATGCTTGGTGAAGTACGCTTGGTCAAATCACAGGCGACAGAAACCTATGAAATGGACCGTGGAAAAACGCGGATTGAACATCTGTTTGGCTTCGGCGTGAAAGAAGGTAAGATTCAAGCCATTTTACTGCCGGTCTTCAACGTCGCCCTGACCTCGATGCTGATCGTCATCATCAGTTTCGGCGCTTACCGCGTCTCGACGAACCAGATTACGGCAGGTGAACTCGTTGCCTTTTCGTTATACCTGTTTCAAATCATGACACCGCTCGTGACGATGACCGAGTTCGTCTCAAAATTACAGAAAGCGCGCGGGGCAACGGAACGGATTTCTGAACTGCTCGAAGAACAACCGGAACAGGACGGTACCCGGCAGGTCGAGCGTCCGTTTGCAGCCGTTCATTTTAATCACTTGTCGTTCGGCTATGACGACACGACATTGTTGCACGACGTCACCTTCTCCTTGCCGCGTGGTCAAACGACGGCGATCGTCGGTCCGAGCGGCTCCGGTAAATCAACGTTGTTCGCCCTGCTCGAACGCTTTTATCTGCCGACGAATGGTCAAATCGAGCTCGGCCGTCATGCGATTGATCAGTTTGAGCTCGCGAGCTGGCGGAATGCCATCGGCTACGTTGCACAGGACTCGCCTGTCTTGTCCGGAACAATCCGCGACAACCTGTTATATGGCTTGACGCAACAGGTCACGGAACAACAAATCCGGGACGCTGCCGAAATGGCGAATGCCGATGAATTCATTTCTTCGTTTACGCTCGGATATGATACGGAAATCGGCGAACGGGGTGTCAAACTGTCAGGTGGTCAACGGCAACGGATTGCGATTGCCCGGGCCCTCCTGCGGGATCCGGAATTGTTATTGCTCGACGAAGCGACCTCGAGTCTCGATTCGGAATCGGAACGGGTCGTGCAGGAAGCGCTCGAACGGCTGATGGAGGGACGGACGACGTTTGTCATCGCCCATCGTCTCGCGACAGTCCGGCACGCGGATCAAATCGTCGTTCTCGAACAAGGGCGTGTTTCCGGAATCGGAACACATGACACCCTCGTCGAGACAAATGTTTTGTATAATAAACTCGTAACGCAACAATTCATCGGTCAAACCGAAACGACCAGGGGGAGTAACAGATGA
- a CDS encoding NAD(P)-dependent oxidoreductase: MTKTIGFIGLGVMGQGMVRNLLKAGFSVKGYNRTKEKGLPLEQDGAVIVDTIQEAVTDVDVIISIVGYPQDVEQIYLADDGILASANPGTIVIDMTTSSPALAIRIAEQAAQNGLSALDAPVTGGDLGAKNGTLAILAGGDEDAFNTVRPLFEAMGKSIARFGGPGQGQSAKLANQIAIAGSMIGTAEMLLFVTKSGIDPTQFVETIKSGSAGSWSLENLIPRVIAENYSPGFFVKHFIKDMNLALERAEEMGIATPGLALVKNLYEELAASGHAESGTQALYLLLKEKTPSR; encoded by the coding sequence ATGACAAAAACAATTGGTTTCATCGGACTGGGTGTCATGGGTCAAGGCATGGTCCGCAACTTATTAAAAGCCGGCTTTTCCGTCAAAGGCTATAACCGGACAAAAGAAAAAGGTTTGCCGCTTGAACAGGACGGCGCCGTGATCGTCGATACGATTCAGGAAGCCGTGACGGATGTTGATGTCATCATTTCAATCGTCGGTTATCCGCAAGACGTCGAACAGATTTACTTGGCAGACGACGGGATTTTAGCATCCGCTAATCCAGGGACAATCGTCATCGATATGACGACATCGAGTCCGGCGCTCGCCATCCGGATTGCCGAACAAGCGGCACAAAACGGTCTTTCTGCTCTTGATGCGCCGGTCACCGGCGGCGATCTCGGAGCAAAAAACGGCACACTTGCCATCCTCGCAGGTGGCGACGAAGACGCGTTTAACACCGTTCGGCCGTTGTTTGAAGCGATGGGGAAATCGATTGCCCGCTTCGGAGGTCCGGGACAAGGACAATCGGCTAAGCTTGCCAATCAGATTGCGATTGCCGGATCCATGATCGGGACAGCTGAAATGTTGCTGTTCGTCACGAAATCCGGCATTGATCCGACGCAGTTCGTCGAGACAATCAAAAGCGGTTCGGCCGGCAGCTGGTCACTCGAAAACCTGATTCCGCGTGTCATCGCCGAGAACTATTCACCTGGTTTCTTCGTCAAACATTTTATTAAAGATATGAACCTGGCGCTCGAACGGGCTGAAGAGATGGGGATTGCGACACCGGGACTGGCTCTCGTCAAAAACTTATATGAGGAGCTGGCAGCATCCGGTCATGCCGAATCCGGTACACAAGCCCTTTACTTGCTGTTAAAAGAAAAAACACCGTCGCGTTAA
- a CDS encoding DUF975 family protein has translation MTNLQYKQAALATLKGKWLTGLSISIIYFVIFALAASRMSFDQDNLDSMLRFVALNIVVTIVLSPVTLGRTIAYLRFVRGESAGIGTLFEGFASIRFYLKTMATYTLVTLLVYIGSFLILPAIFFYLMYRLVPFLLVDRPDLSFVQVLGESRRMMRGHKWRLAKLYLSFILWGILALLSTVGVVLLTPYFDTTMAHFYEQLKKEQQTATRSA, from the coding sequence ATGACAAATTTACAGTACAAACAAGCTGCACTTGCAACATTAAAAGGGAAGTGGCTGACGGGGCTGAGTATCTCAATCATCTATTTCGTCATCTTTGCACTGGCTGCCAGCCGGATGTCGTTTGACCAGGATAATCTCGACAGTATGTTACGGTTCGTCGCCCTGAACATCGTCGTGACGATTGTGCTGTCACCCGTCACGCTTGGACGGACGATTGCCTATTTACGATTCGTCCGTGGGGAATCAGCCGGTATCGGGACGTTATTTGAAGGGTTTGCTTCAATCCGTTTCTACCTGAAGACGATGGCAACCTATACACTGGTGACGCTGCTCGTTTACATCGGATCTTTTTTAATCCTTCCAGCGATTTTCTTTTATCTGATGTACCGTTTGGTGCCGTTTTTATTAGTTGATCGACCGGATTTGTCGTTTGTCCAAGTTCTTGGCGAAAGCCGACGGATGATGCGAGGGCATAAATGGCGTCTCGCGAAACTGTATCTCAGTTTCATCCTTTGGGGGATTCTCGCGTTACTCAGTACCGTCGGCGTTGTCCTGCTGACACCGTACTTTGATACGACGATGGCGCATTTCTATGAGCAATTAAAAAAAGAGCAACAGACAGCAACACGTTCCGCGTAA
- a CDS encoding copper homeostasis protein CutC translates to MLEIIAATVEEATAAERAGANRLELVSALSEGGLTPSYGLIRQVLSSVEIPVHVLVRPHSKSFVYSKADQETIITDIDLIRELGAAGIVVGSLTPDGRVDEGFLGRIIKHKGDLSLTFHRAIDSSRDILEAAEVLADFPEVDRILTSGGHATALEGQGVIAQLIEQNPDLIVLPGSGITVERAEELLKATNATELHVGSAVLVDGQVDPDKVAALKQLLAR, encoded by the coding sequence ATGTTAGAAATCATTGCAGCAACAGTTGAAGAAGCAACAGCAGCCGAGCGGGCGGGAGCCAATCGGCTGGAACTTGTATCCGCCTTGTCTGAAGGCGGCTTGACACCGAGCTACGGGTTGATCCGGCAAGTCTTGTCATCGGTCGAGATTCCGGTTCATGTCCTCGTGCGCCCGCACAGTAAATCATTTGTCTATTCGAAAGCCGATCAGGAAACGATCATTACCGATATCGATTTGATCCGGGAACTCGGAGCAGCGGGAATCGTCGTCGGATCTTTGACGCCGGATGGCCGTGTCGATGAAGGATTCCTCGGACGGATTATCAAACATAAGGGCGATTTGTCGCTGACGTTCCACCGGGCAATCGACAGTAGTCGGGACATCCTGGAAGCAGCGGAAGTATTGGCTGATTTTCCCGAGGTCGACCGGATCTTAACGTCAGGCGGACATGCGACGGCACTTGAAGGTCAAGGCGTCATCGCCCAGTTGATTGAGCAAAATCCCGACTTGATTGTCTTACCGGGCTCTGGTATCACAGTCGAACGGGCGGAAGAATTACTTAAAGCAACCAATGCAACCGAGTTACATGTCGGATCCGCCGTTCTTGTAGACGGTCAAGTCGATCCTGATAAAGTCGCGGCGCTGAAACAGTTGCTGGCACGTTAA
- a CDS encoding DeoR/GlpR family DNA-binding transcription regulator, producing MSLLGEERKSQIMQWLEEEGKVMTKDLIDRLDVSGETVRRYLEELERERQLKRVYGGAIYQGGKQESPISRRTDQLSRRLARYAKGWLSDYSCIFLGKGEPVEHLLPYLSGGATIVTNSLSIASHLEQCRETGPFHGEIRLLGGTVDSFGQTVGVEVLQALDAYAFDASFLAFDGAEIERGFVSDDIESSLIQKAIIGRTKDVYAFLACDEFEGNRKYKVAEFRRAKIVLSPSTYPPSWEMKLFNERVNWTVVS from the coding sequence GTGTCGTTATTAGGAGAGGAACGAAAATCACAAATCATGCAATGGCTTGAAGAAGAAGGGAAAGTCATGACGAAAGATTTGATTGATCGTCTGGATGTCTCCGGTGAGACGGTCCGGCGCTATCTCGAGGAACTCGAACGGGAACGGCAACTGAAGCGGGTGTATGGGGGAGCGATTTATCAAGGCGGGAAACAGGAGTCGCCGATTTCGCGCCGGACGGATCAGCTGTCGCGGCGGTTGGCCCGGTACGCCAAAGGCTGGCTCAGTGACTACTCCTGCATCTTTTTAGGGAAAGGGGAACCGGTCGAACATCTGCTACCGTATCTCAGTGGGGGAGCGACAATCGTGACGAACTCCTTATCGATTGCCAGTCATCTGGAGCAATGTCGGGAAACAGGACCGTTTCATGGTGAAATCCGATTGCTCGGTGGAACCGTCGATTCATTCGGACAGACGGTCGGAGTCGAAGTGTTACAGGCGCTCGATGCCTATGCCTTTGATGCATCGTTTTTGGCATTCGACGGAGCCGAAATCGAGCGCGGATTCGTCAGCGATGACATCGAATCGTCCCTGATTCAAAAAGCGATCATCGGACGGACGAAGGACGTCTATGCCTTTTTGGCGTGTGACGAGTTCGAAGGAAACCGGAAGTATAAAGTCGCTGAATTCCGGCGCGCTAAAATCGTCCTCAGTCCCTCGACCTATCCGCCGTCATGGGAAATGAAACTGTTCAACGAACGGGTGAATTGGACGGTCGTCTCATGA
- the plsY gene encoding glycerol-3-phosphate 1-O-acyltransferase PlsY → MIEIIGILILGYLLGSIPFALLVGKWGHGIDIRQHGSGNLGTTNTFRVLGKKAGIIVLIGDLGKGAVASLVPILLASELHPLFAGLAAVIGHIYPVFAKFKGGKAVATSGGMLLVTSPILFLFLLVSFLTTLRLSRMVSLSSIVAASIGIIVSITIGIIEQDWIVPTFFTILALFVIFKHRENISRIRQGTESKIGMFAKDKKEID, encoded by the coding sequence ATGATTGAAATCATCGGGATTTTAATTTTAGGCTATTTACTCGGCTCGATTCCGTTTGCGTTGCTTGTCGGAAAATGGGGACATGGCATTGATATTCGGCAGCACGGCAGCGGGAATCTCGGGACGACGAATACGTTCCGGGTTTTAGGAAAAAAGGCAGGGATTATTGTCTTGATTGGTGATCTCGGTAAAGGTGCAGTCGCCAGTCTCGTGCCGATCCTGCTCGCTTCCGAACTGCATCCGCTGTTTGCGGGTCTAGCGGCCGTCATCGGACATATTTATCCGGTCTTTGCCAAGTTCAAAGGCGGAAAGGCGGTCGCGACGTCCGGCGGGATGCTGCTCGTGACGAGTCCGATTTTGTTCCTCTTTTTGCTCGTCTCGTTTTTAACGACGTTACGACTGAGCCGGATGGTCTCACTCAGCTCAATCGTTGCGGCAAGCATCGGCATCATTGTTTCGATTACGATCGGCATCATCGAGCAGGACTGGATCGTCCCGACGTTCTTTACGATTCTTGCACTGTTCGTCATCTTTAAACACCGCGAAAACATCAGTCGAATCCGTCAAGGGACGGAATCGAAAATTGGTATGTTTGCGAAAGATAAAAAAGAAATCGATTGA
- a CDS encoding M15 family metallopeptidase gives MKKIVAVSTLALLLAGCNPGDQEAEDNSKTEQANKSADEKTTSDTEKSDAEVAKEKEAKEAAEAKKEADAKAEAEKKAEEQTAADKKAADEKAAEEKAAADKAAEEKATEEKSSDESSTEDKSADKKDDGKTDSVQDPEPAKPSKPESETPDVDKSDTKADLSLGELVVVNKKYSLPIDYKPSDLVVPNVSFSYSGVLEQSYMRAPAAKQMEKMFADAKADGVTLNAVSGFRSGSRQTVLYNNYVARDGKAAADQYSARPGHSEHQTGLVFDISAPSVGNGLTAELGDTKEGKWIANNAAKYGFIVRYDRGFQSRTGYTYEPWHIRYVGVGPAAQIKNNGQTLEEYMKVGH, from the coding sequence ATGAAAAAAATCGTAGCAGTCAGTACATTGGCGCTCCTCCTTGCAGGATGTAACCCTGGGGATCAGGAAGCGGAAGACAACTCAAAAACCGAACAGGCGAATAAAAGCGCAGACGAAAAGACCACTTCAGATACTGAAAAAAGTGATGCCGAAGTAGCAAAAGAAAAAGAAGCCAAAGAAGCAGCAGAAGCGAAAAAGGAAGCCGATGCTAAAGCAGAAGCTGAGAAAAAAGCAGAAGAACAGACGGCTGCCGATAAAAAAGCGGCGGATGAAAAAGCGGCCGAAGAGAAAGCGGCAGCGGATAAAGCAGCTGAAGAGAAGGCGACGGAAGAGAAGTCATCGGACGAATCTTCGACAGAAGACAAATCGGCCGACAAAAAAGATGACGGGAAAACCGATTCCGTTCAGGATCCGGAACCGGCCAAACCGTCGAAACCTGAGTCCGAGACACCGGACGTTGATAAATCGGATACAAAAGCCGATCTGTCACTGGGCGAGTTAGTCGTCGTCAATAAAAAATACAGCTTACCGATTGATTACAAACCGTCGGACTTAGTCGTACCGAACGTCAGCTTCTCATATTCAGGTGTCCTCGAACAAAGTTATATGCGGGCACCGGCAGCGAAACAGATGGAAAAAATGTTTGCTGATGCGAAAGCCGACGGCGTGACACTAAATGCCGTCAGTGGATTCCGTTCTGGTTCACGTCAGACGGTCCTTTATAACAACTACGTCGCCCGTGACGGAAAAGCGGCAGCTGATCAATATTCTGCCCGTCCTGGTCACAGTGAGCACCAGACCGGACTTGTGTTTGATATCTCGGCACCGAGTGTCGGGAATGGATTGACGGCAGAACTTGGAGATACAAAAGAAGGAAAATGGATTGCGAACAACGCAGCGAAGTATGGATTTATCGTCCGGTACGACCGTGGGTTCCAGTCACGGACTGGGTACACGTATGAGCCATGGCACATCCGTTATGTTGGTGTCGGTCCAGCCGCACAAATTAAAAATAATGGACAGACTCTCGAAGAATATATGAAGGTCGGTCACTAA
- a CDS encoding acyl-CoA thioesterase produces the protein MHTIEIPVRYAETDMMGIVYHSNYLVYLEIARTELIKSLGLDYKEMEEAGYVSPVTNVNLDYKRSLTYGDVAHVSVWIDHYDGLRTIYGYEVKNADGQLAVSAKTTHVVVKKENFRPIRLPKVFPNWHAIYEQMRTEDAALVSN, from the coding sequence ATGCACACGATTGAAATACCAGTTCGTTACGCCGAAACCGATATGATGGGCATCGTCTATCATTCGAATTATCTCGTTTATCTTGAGATTGCACGGACGGAACTGATCAAGTCACTTGGACTCGATTACAAGGAAATGGAAGAAGCCGGATATGTCTCGCCGGTCACAAACGTGAATCTCGATTATAAACGGTCGTTGACGTACGGTGACGTGGCGCATGTCTCTGTCTGGATCGATCATTATGACGGTCTGCGGACGATTTACGGTTATGAAGTCAAGAATGCCGACGGTCAACTGGCGGTCTCGGCCAAAACGACGCATGTCGTCGTCAAAAAAGAAAACTTCCGACCAATCCGGTTGCCGAAAGTCTTTCCGAACTGGCACGCAATCTACGAACAAATGCGTACCGAGGATGCCGCACTCGTCTCAAATTAA